Part of the Ammoniphilus sp. CFH 90114 genome, TTTTTTCATCTGGTTTGAAGTTTTCTTGGTTGCGGTCAATCCAGTTACGCTCTACTGCATTCTCTATATAAGCAAAGTATGGAGAACTTTTCTGTACATCTTTAAATGTAGATGATCTCGCCTCATCGTACCATACCTTATATCCATTGTTTTCAAGTAAGACAAGCATTTTAATCATTTCCCCGCGAGAGATCTCTTCGTCAGGCTTAATCTGTTTGTTCTCCACGTCAAAGACATTGTAACGCAGAAGTAATTGAAGCTCCTTCTCGGCTCGGTGCCCGCGGATATCTGTTACACTTCCCGACTCTACAACCAGCTGTCCTGTTTCCCTATGGGTCCACTTGCCTGTTTCGGCATCCAAGTATACCGGCTCTCCAAATTCCTTCACTCTTGGCTGGTAAACTAACATGGCTTCAAGATTACGCTTTACTGCTCCAGGAACCAAGGACGGCTTTTCATTCGGAAGAACATAGACTAATGGCATATCAAGACGTGCTACGTAAGCCTCTAACGCCTCCCCTGGACTCATCACTTTCTTTTTGTTTTCAGAAATTAACAGATTATCAGCATTGAACCAGTAATTGCCGACTTCACCTGTCATCATATCGACATTGACATGGATCCCGCCATGCTCTAGGGAAATCCCATTCACTTCGCGCATAAAGGTAAATGATTGGAAGCGTCCATTATAGACTTCTTCATGAGGCATTCTCGGCATTTTCATCAAGTAAAGCTGGTGAGCAATATCCGGGTGTAGGGCTTTCATGAGCTCTATCGCTTTCTTCTCGGCTTGCTCTTTTGTAATCTTTGTTTTTTGGTCCTGTTGGACCCCTTCCTTCTCCATAATGACATGTCTTTCGTTACTGTAGTTTAGGATTCGACCTGTTTTCGCATCTACAGCCGCCATCGCCCAGCTGTTCATCATACCTTCGTTTCTTATTTCCCAATTAAACTCCCAAACGGAGGTTTGCGTCTCTCCCCACTGTTCGCGGAACGATGCCCGAATCATATTTTCGTCCTTCGGCAGTTCAAAGTGTGCCTTCAGGATCTCCATGGCTTTCTCCTGTGTCACCTTCCCGTGGTTTAGCTCCCCGAGCTTTTTATCTGATAAGACGACACGCCCCACATCACCTGTCTTCACTTCATCCCCCCACAAAGTGACTTGTGAACCATCCGTAGCACGGATATAGATGGGTTCATAGTAGTAGGAGGTATTGTCTGGCATATATCCCAGCTTCATCGTCCTGGCAACTCCGGGACCCCATAAAGAAAGTTGCTTTACAGCAAGATTGACTTTTTCCTGGTAGACCTTCAGCGCTTGTTCTTTTGTAATGAGCTTATCAAAGGACGGAAATTGAATAGCATCGTCCCATCGATAGCCTATATTTACGACCTTCCCATCCCCATTCACATTGATGCGGATCTCATTATTTTCGAATGGAATTCCATTGACTTGTCTCTTATAAGTAATGGGGTATTCTACATGACCATTTAAAGGGGGTTTGGCAGCCTGCTCGTAGCGATCATCGTAGACGATTTCCTTCGCTTTATCCGGGAAGTTCTTCTGAATATATTCCATAGCGATATCTTTAGCCTTTGTGATATCCACCTTCGGAGGGTAAGTAGACTTAGTATTTTCACCGTTGTACATCTCGACTTGAAGGACATGACCATCGTTTGCATCTATGACGATGTGGATATGACCGTAATTCGGAGGGGTTTGTTTGTCCCAATAAACAATCCATGCCGCTGTTTGATTCCCCCACCAGTTTGACTGGAACTCAATATTTCGCTGGGTAAAGCCATCTGGAATCGGGATCGTCTGCTTGGCAATCTCCAGTGCTTGATCCTTGGAGATCTTAGCCGATGCCATCGCTTTGCTGTCCTGTACGGCAACAGGGGCAGGAGCGGGCTTTGTCGTGGCAACGTCTTGGGCATAAGAGGGGAGAACACCGCTCGTAAACATTAAGGTACTGGCCAATAATATAGGAAAACCTTTCTTCTGAAAGCGTCTCATTGTAATCATTTCCTTTCCAGGTAAGATGTTCTTCTTACTGGATTAGACGAGGGCTTCTAAAGAAAGGTTGCATGAAAATGAGGCACGAAATTATGACAAAATAATCCTTACTTTGCTATTCTTCAAGATCCTCCCATCATATTGGAAGGATCCCATCCAGTCTTCCTCCCGTTGGATAGGAGCCTGACAGCAGCCGCTTCGATAGCGGTCTGGATTAAACCGCTTCATCATTCCTAGAGATTTCTTACAGTGCTGGCAGGTGAGTTTATACACCTTCGTGGGAAGTTTGACAGTGTTCGTAGAGATGGCACCCACCCGTCGCAATTCCTGCTCAAACACGGGATGATGATCCTGATAAGGTTTGTTCTGGATAAAAAGATGATAATGGCACATCTCATGAAGTAAGACAGCAATAAAAATCTCTCGATCCACAAACTGGGCTGCATATTTGCTCATCTCAATTTTTAGGGGTTCCCGCTTCTTTCCTTGCTGGCGAAAAACAAACCGACCCATTGCTCTTGTCAGTCTGCCGTTCCAGACAACAGGAATTTGCAGTTTATCCTGCCAAAAATGTTGGGATAACTTGTCAGCTAAAGCTTGTAATTTCTCAGGGTCAAAATCAATTTCACGTTTCTCCACCGCTTTTCCCTCCAACCTCTCCTCATTATACACAGAGATGACAGGAAAATACAGCACAAACGTTCTTATTCTTTCTTCTTCGAAGCCACGCCAGCGCTCACACAAAATTGGAGAGCTTCCTGGACAGGTGTATCCACAAACACTAATTTTTCTCGCGGCAGCAAACGAATCTCACCAGACACTTGCAGCCCGTGCGGAAAATAGACGGAAACATACTCTGGCCCCAATTGAAACTGATGGACATCTTCCGTTGTGAGAAAACCGATCCTCATTACATCTTCCTGCTCCTTATAGAGTACCACTTGAGAAAAGGCACGTTTTTCACCTGCTAATGAGGAGATGGTTTCTTTCGTCATTAAGTAAAGGGTCTTCACCCCAGGAAATTTCGTAAT contains:
- a CDS encoding YcdB/YcdC domain-containing protein gives rise to the protein MRRFQKKGFPILLASTLMFTSGVLPSYAQDVATTKPAPAPVAVQDSKAMASAKISKDQALEIAKQTIPIPDGFTQRNIEFQSNWWGNQTAAWIVYWDKQTPPNYGHIHIVIDANDGHVLQVEMYNGENTKSTYPPKVDITKAKDIAMEYIQKNFPDKAKEIVYDDRYEQAAKPPLNGHVEYPITYKRQVNGIPFENNEIRINVNGDGKVVNIGYRWDDAIQFPSFDKLITKEQALKVYQEKVNLAVKQLSLWGPGVARTMKLGYMPDNTSYYYEPIYIRATDGSQVTLWGDEVKTGDVGRVVLSDKKLGELNHGKVTQEKAMEILKAHFELPKDENMIRASFREQWGETQTSVWEFNWEIRNEGMMNSWAMAAVDAKTGRILNYSNERHVIMEKEGVQQDQKTKITKEQAEKKAIELMKALHPDIAHQLYLMKMPRMPHEEVYNGRFQSFTFMREVNGISLEHGGIHVNVDMMTGEVGNYWFNADNLLISENKKKVMSPGEALEAYVARLDMPLVYVLPNEKPSLVPGAVKRNLEAMLVYQPRVKEFGEPVYLDAETGKWTHRETGQLVVESGSVTDIRGHRAEKELQLLLRYNVFDVENKQIKPDEEISRGEMIKMLVLLENNGYKVWYDEARSSTFKDVQKSSPYFAYIENAVERNWIDRNQENFKPDEKINREEMATMIIRALGFEHLAKIDNLFINDLQDADSIKAVGAAILISKLGIMETQEGKFIPQGTVTRADAAVAFSRYLSKRNELRY
- a CDS encoding SprT-like domain-containing protein translates to MEKREIDFDPEKLQALADKLSQHFWQDKLQIPVVWNGRLTRAMGRFVFRQQGKKREPLKIEMSKYAAQFVDREIFIAVLLHEMCHYHLFIQNKPYQDHHPVFEQELRRVGAISTNTVKLPTKVYKLTCQHCKKSLGMMKRFNPDRYRSGCCQAPIQREEDWMGSFQYDGRILKNSKVRIILS
- a CDS encoding DUF502 domain-containing protein, with the translated sequence MKKILFSGLMVTVPIGITFYVLYLIYHWLHSLSAFIPLPEFPGSGVIYIFLIISLIGFVSQWWVGKKGIAIMEAIITKFPGVKTLYLMTKETISSLAGEKRAFSQVVLYKEQEDVMRIGFLTTEDVHQFQLGPEYVSVYFPHGLQVSGEIRLLPREKLVFVDTPVQEALQFCVSAGVASKKKE